A section of the Stenotrophomonas sp. 364 genome encodes:
- the waaA gene encoding lipid IV(A) 3-deoxy-D-manno-octulosonic acid transferase, whose translation MRKSPVEWILRGLYSAVLYLLLPITVYHLVWRGFRVREYFRRWDERYASYPHPSGQPRVWLHAVSVGEVNAAAPLVNALRRLRPDIRWVITTITPTGSERVRALWGDALDHVYLPYDVPGSVGRFLGHFKPSLALILETELWPNMLFGCRDRGIPVYILNARLSARSLRGYRLLRALIGRALRTVTCVAAQSQDDAERFIQLGARPEQVQALGNLKFDIAAPNVQDFVARFHALVPADRPVWIAASTHEGEEQATIDLHRRLREALPGLLLLWAPRHPERFPRVEALAREQGWKVATRRQQQWPQADTDVFVIDTLGELMSFYGCAQVAFVGGSLQAIGGHNLLEPAAMGTASVTGPHLHNFAEISRRMREAGAVVIADDAQGVGDALLTLLRDPQAREDMARAGCMLVSNGRGALDRTVALIAPHLPPPVE comes from the coding sequence ATGCGCAAAAGCCCTGTCGAATGGATCCTGCGCGGCCTGTACTCGGCCGTGTTGTACCTGTTGCTGCCGATCACCGTGTACCACCTGGTCTGGCGCGGGTTCCGGGTGCGCGAGTACTTCCGCCGCTGGGACGAGCGTTACGCCTCCTACCCGCACCCCAGCGGGCAGCCGCGGGTGTGGCTGCACGCGGTGTCGGTGGGCGAGGTCAACGCCGCCGCGCCGCTGGTCAATGCCCTGCGCAGGTTGCGCCCGGATATCCGCTGGGTGATCACCACCATCACCCCGACCGGTTCGGAGCGCGTACGCGCGCTGTGGGGTGACGCCTTGGACCATGTCTATCTGCCCTATGACGTGCCGGGCAGCGTTGGCCGCTTCCTCGGCCATTTCAAGCCCAGCCTGGCGCTGATCCTGGAAACCGAGCTGTGGCCGAACATGCTGTTCGGCTGCCGGGACCGGGGCATTCCGGTGTACATCCTCAATGCGCGGCTGTCGGCACGCTCGCTGCGCGGGTATCGCCTGCTGAGGGCATTGATCGGGCGCGCGCTGCGCACGGTCACCTGCGTGGCGGCGCAGTCGCAGGACGATGCGGAACGTTTCATCCAGCTGGGTGCACGCCCCGAGCAGGTGCAGGCGCTGGGCAACCTGAAGTTCGATATCGCCGCCCCCAACGTGCAGGACTTCGTGGCCCGCTTCCATGCGCTGGTACCGGCCGATCGCCCGGTGTGGATCGCCGCCAGCACCCATGAAGGCGAAGAGCAGGCCACCATCGACCTGCACCGCCGCCTGCGCGAGGCACTGCCGGGCCTGCTGCTGTTGTGGGCGCCGCGGCATCCCGAGCGCTTCCCGCGGGTGGAGGCGCTGGCCCGCGAGCAGGGCTGGAAGGTGGCCACGCGCCGCCAGCAGCAGTGGCCGCAGGCCGACACCGACGTATTCGTCATCGACACGCTGGGCGAGCTGATGTCCTTCTACGGCTGCGCGCAGGTCGCCTTCGTTGGCGGCAGCCTGCAGGCCATCGGCGGCCACAACCTGTTGGAACCGGCGGCCATGGGCACCGCCTCGGTAACCGGCCCGCACCTGCACAACTTCGCCGAGATTTCCCGGCGCATGCGCGAGGCCGGTGCGGTGGTGATCGCCGACGATGCACAGGGCGTGGGCGATGCGCTGCTGACCCTGCTGCGCGATCCACAGGCCCGCGAAGACATGGCACGCGCCGGCTGCATGCTGGTCAGCAATGGGCGCGGCGCGCTCGACCGCACCGTGGCGCTGATCGCCCCGCACCTGCCGCCACCGGTGGAGTGA
- a CDS encoding LpxL/LpxP family Kdo(2)-lipid IV(A) lauroyl/palmitoleoyl acyltransferase: MSDNASTATRPSLRDPRHWPMFAVMFAAFGIARLPWMLQRALGRGVGTVAYRLAGSRRRAAEVNLRLCFPEKDDAWRQRLLRDSFDALGVGIFEFARAWWGSIDSIRPQVQIEGLEHLQRMQAEGRGVLLVSGHFMTLEMCGRLLCDHVDLSGMYRKHRNPVYEWAVKFGRLRYAKAMYANEDIRATVRHLKKGGFLWYAPDQDMRGKDTVFVPFFGHTAATITATHQLARMTGCAVVPYFHRREGGRYFLKIGAPLENFPSENVEADTARVNQAIEAMVREAPDQYLWIHRRFKRQPGGRSDYYR; encoded by the coding sequence ATGTCAGATAACGCTTCCACCGCTACCCGCCCGTCCCTGCGCGATCCCCGCCACTGGCCGATGTTCGCCGTCATGTTCGCCGCCTTCGGGATCGCCCGGCTGCCGTGGATGCTGCAGCGTGCGCTGGGCCGCGGCGTGGGCACCGTGGCCTACCGCCTGGCCGGCAGCCGCCGGCGCGCGGCCGAGGTCAACCTGCGCCTGTGTTTCCCGGAGAAGGACGACGCCTGGCGTCAGCGGCTGCTGCGCGACAGCTTTGACGCCCTGGGCGTGGGCATCTTCGAATTCGCCCGGGCCTGGTGGGGCAGCATCGACAGCATCCGCCCGCAGGTCCAGATCGAAGGCCTGGAACACCTGCAGCGCATGCAGGCCGAAGGCCGCGGCGTGCTGCTGGTCTCGGGCCACTTCATGACCCTGGAGATGTGCGGGCGCCTGTTGTGCGACCACGTCGATCTGTCAGGCATGTACCGCAAGCACCGCAACCCGGTCTACGAATGGGCGGTGAAGTTCGGCCGGCTGCGCTATGCCAAGGCGATGTATGCCAACGAGGACATCCGCGCCACGGTACGCCACCTGAAGAAGGGCGGGTTCCTGTGGTACGCCCCGGACCAGGACATGCGCGGCAAAGACACCGTGTTCGTGCCGTTCTTCGGGCACACCGCCGCCACCATCACCGCCACCCACCAGTTGGCGCGCATGACCGGTTGCGCGGTGGTGCCGTACTTCCATCGCCGCGAAGGCGGCCGATACTTCCTCAAGATCGGCGCACCGCTGGAGAATTTCCCCAGCGAGAACGTGGAAGCCGATACCGCACGCGTCAACCAGGCCATCGAGGCGATGGTGCGCGAGGCACCGGACCAGTACCTGTGGATCCACCGCCGCTTCAAGCGCCAGCCGGGCGGGCGCAGCGATTATTACCGGTAA
- a CDS encoding O-antigen ligase family protein, translated as MPGSPASRAGRWAPWWVLAFVALWPLPGIAESVLVLGALYAAVRMVQLRMQGKQHLLSSPAWALTSILFLGYWLPQAFSAFDAIDPATAWRKAAAGLRYLPFMWLVAIAVATPQRRRLTLGGIALITAVWTADALAQAAFGSSALFWSLDQLKQLVSGHGLCNAVEVAAADRLSGVLGPCNLKFGQVLASLSPFLLFAAARRAGLWGWGVAAAAVGVVLVLAGSRAAWLTYALVVAYSGWRLLGPRALIGCLAIGLVAAVAIGVGSSQVRERVARTAMAWEGDGEGVNQALSGRAQIWAAAGCMIAGHPVNGVGARGFRDAYPGCNPTPQAQEVWGDGPALHAHQIVLEILAETGVLGLLLWLAAAAQAWRAWRFAPLPARERARPAMLALAVTVFPLNTHLAFYSTFWGGLTLLLAALYAGSLLARDDAHPDA; from the coding sequence GTGCCCGGCTCCCCGGCGTCCCGCGCCGGTCGTTGGGCGCCGTGGTGGGTACTGGCCTTCGTGGCGCTGTGGCCGTTGCCCGGCATCGCCGAAAGCGTGCTGGTGCTTGGCGCGCTGTACGCCGCCGTGCGCATGGTGCAGCTGCGCATGCAGGGCAAACAGCACCTGCTGAGCAGCCCGGCATGGGCGCTGACCAGCATCCTGTTCCTGGGTTATTGGCTGCCGCAGGCGTTTTCCGCGTTCGATGCGATTGACCCGGCGACGGCCTGGCGCAAGGCCGCGGCCGGTCTTCGCTATCTGCCCTTCATGTGGCTGGTGGCGATTGCCGTGGCCACCCCGCAGCGGCGGCGCCTGACGCTGGGTGGCATCGCGCTGATCACGGCGGTCTGGACTGCCGATGCGCTGGCCCAGGCTGCCTTCGGCAGCAGTGCGTTGTTCTGGTCGCTGGACCAGCTCAAGCAGCTGGTGAGCGGGCATGGCCTGTGCAACGCCGTCGAGGTGGCCGCCGCGGATCGGCTCAGCGGTGTACTGGGGCCGTGCAACCTGAAGTTTGGCCAGGTGCTGGCCAGCCTCTCGCCGTTCCTGCTGTTTGCCGCCGCGCGACGCGCCGGATTGTGGGGGTGGGGCGTGGCCGCTGCCGCGGTGGGCGTGGTGCTGGTGCTGGCGGGTTCGCGTGCTGCGTGGCTCACCTATGCGCTGGTCGTGGCGTACTCCGGCTGGCGCCTGCTCGGCCCGCGCGCGCTGATCGGCTGCCTGGCGATAGGTCTGGTGGCCGCGGTCGCGATCGGGGTTGGTTCCAGCCAGGTGCGTGAGCGCGTGGCGCGCACGGCGATGGCGTGGGAGGGCGATGGCGAAGGCGTCAACCAGGCGTTGTCCGGACGCGCGCAGATCTGGGCAGCGGCCGGCTGCATGATTGCCGGCCATCCGGTCAACGGCGTGGGCGCGCGCGGTTTCCGCGATGCGTATCCCGGCTGCAATCCCACACCGCAGGCGCAGGAAGTATGGGGCGACGGCCCGGCGCTGCACGCGCACCAGATCGTGCTGGAAATCCTTGCTGAAACCGGCGTACTGGGCCTGCTGCTGTGGCTGGCCGCTGCCGCCCAGGCCTGGCGCGCGTGGCGCTTCGCACCGCTGCCGGCCCGCGAACGCGCCCGCCCGGCCATGCTGGCGCTGGCGGTCACCGTGTTCCCGCTCAACACCCACCTGGCGTTCTATTCCACCTTCTGGGGCGGGCTCACCCTGCTGCTGGCCGCGCTGTACGCCGGCAGCCTGTTGGCGCGGGACGACGCCCACCCGGACGCGTGA
- a CDS encoding glycosyltransferase → MRRLTVVQLLPALHSGGVERSTLEIASALVAAGHRAIVVSAGGRLVEPLLASGAEHLTLDIGRKSLLTLRHVRSLRALFADVGADIVHARSRLPAWLGLYALRSLPEAQRPHWVTTVHGLNSPGRYSAVMTSGERVICVSNTVRSFVQTHYPSVPAERLQVIPRGVDVAQFPRVARTDRRARLAVAAQHPVLAGDAPLLLLPGRGTRLKGHRHALQLLAGLHAAGVPATLWMPGTREPGREAYVAELEAQARTLGIAEAVLMTAPTTRIAQAYAASDLVLQVSDKAEAFGRTVVEALSVGRPVLGWNHGGVGELLTQLQPSGAVALHDGAALLSRALQLLQQPPSLSARIPFTLQAMQRDTLKLYTSLAG, encoded by the coding sequence GTGCGCCGACTGACCGTGGTGCAGCTGCTGCCGGCGCTGCACTCCGGCGGGGTCGAACGCTCCACCCTTGAAATCGCCTCTGCCCTGGTTGCCGCCGGCCACCGGGCCATCGTCGTGTCCGCCGGTGGGCGGCTGGTCGAGCCGCTGCTGGCCAGCGGCGCCGAACACCTCACCCTGGACATCGGCCGCAAGTCGCTGCTGACCCTGCGCCACGTGCGCAGCCTGCGCGCCTTGTTCGCCGACGTGGGCGCCGACATCGTGCATGCGCGCTCGCGCCTGCCGGCCTGGCTGGGCCTGTACGCGCTGCGCAGCCTTCCCGAGGCCCAGCGCCCGCACTGGGTCACCACCGTGCACGGGCTGAACTCGCCGGGGCGCTACAGCGCGGTGATGACCAGTGGCGAGCGGGTGATCTGTGTGTCCAACACGGTGCGCAGCTTCGTGCAGACGCACTACCCCAGCGTGCCCGCCGAGCGCCTGCAGGTGATTCCGCGCGGCGTGGACGTGGCCCAGTTCCCGCGCGTGGCGCGCACCGATCGCCGCGCCCGCCTGGCGGTGGCTGCGCAGCACCCGGTGCTGGCCGGCGATGCGCCGCTGCTGCTGCTGCCAGGCCGTGGCACCCGGCTGAAGGGCCACCGGCATGCGCTGCAGCTGCTGGCCGGCCTGCACGCGGCCGGTGTGCCCGCCACGTTGTGGATGCCGGGCACCCGCGAGCCGGGCCGCGAGGCCTACGTGGCCGAACTTGAAGCACAGGCCCGCACCCTGGGCATCGCCGAGGCGGTACTGATGACCGCGCCCACCACGCGCATCGCCCAGGCTTACGCGGCCAGCGACCTGGTACTGCAGGTGTCGGACAAGGCCGAAGCATTCGGCCGCACCGTGGTGGAAGCGCTGTCGGTAGGGCGCCCGGTGCTGGGCTGGAATCACGGCGGCGTGGGTGAACTGCTGACGCAGCTGCAACCCTCCGGTGCGGTAGCCTTGCACGACGGGGCGGCGCTGCTGTCGCGCGCGCTGCAGCTGCTGCAGCAACCGCCCAGCCTGTCTGCCCGGATTCCTTTCACCTTGCAGGCGATGCAGCGTGACACCCTCAAGCTCTACACCTCCCTTGCCGGCTGA
- a CDS encoding zinc-finger domain-containing protein, whose product MSHTATAPANAEKRYTVHRADLPLSCPTPEMALWNSHPRVYLPIEDEPNGEAKCPYCGAVFVLAD is encoded by the coding sequence ATGAGCCATACCGCCACTGCGCCCGCCAACGCCGAGAAGCGCTACACCGTGCACCGCGCCGACCTGCCGCTGAGCTGCCCGACCCCGGAAATGGCGCTGTGGAATTCGCACCCGCGCGTGTACCTGCCGATCGAAGACGAACCCAACGGCGAGGCCAAGTGCCCGTATTGCGGTGCCGTGTTCGTGCTGGCCGACTAA
- a CDS encoding GH92 family glycosyl hydrolase: MTLPAPRPARHALLPLALAVACASLALPALGQGLQTSFERGEPAPLAGKQALQVEVGGGPRAPYAAKPGVGYSGLRALHYTGSGGTQQRRLFTTDVAIEDDTTLSWLVLPEIVGADTVASTYVSLDLLLDDGSRLSASDARDQHGSALGATAQGDSKTLYPQQWARKAVRLGEVPALRGRRVVAVELQVASAAGAPVSGWIDDVQLGPQPRTAPQRPSDWVLTTRGTQANGTFSRGNNFPATAVPHGFNFWTPVTDAGALNWLYRWNEQNDARNRPQLQALALSHQPSPWMGDRQTFQVMPSSARGVPEADRGKRALSFSRDNERARPYRYDVRFDNGIAVAIAPTDHAALFHFTFPEKGDANLLFDNVDARGGLTLDAATQTLSGYTDTRSGLSNGATRMYVVASFDAPWRSSGQITTGRPTGYIKFDAGNTRTVTMRIATSLISIEQARHNLALELAADDTLDRVAARAQDAWDARLAPFDIGDASDDQKTTLYSSLYRLYLYPNSGHENVGSAAAPEWRYASQASAAEDNTDGSATRSFAPVRDGKVYVNNGFWDTFRTTWPAYALFTKDDAGALVQGFLEQYRAGGWVARWSSPGYADLMVGTSSDVAFADAWLKGIGGFDPEEAYAAALKNATVVPPDRHVGRKGMDRSTFRGYASADVHEGMSWTMEGALNDFGIANMADALAKRAGSAAARERYATEADYFSHRAGTYATLFDPAAGFFQGRTADGNWRLAAKDYDPRVWGHDYTESNGWTFAFTAAHDGEGLAGLYGGRAQLAAKLDAFFATPETADPAFAGSYGGTIHEMTEARDVRMGMYAHSNQPAHHIPWMYLYAGQPWKTQQHVREILARLYVGSEIGQGYPGDEDNGETSAWYVLASLGLYPLRMGAPEYAIGSPAFRHARVELQGGAVLTVNAANNSRENVYVQSLKINGKPWSKTWVPHEVIAKGATLDFVMGPQPSTWGSGPDDAPRSLTARGQRPALLHDLLGSGARAQLADGRAVPALLDDDAGTTVPVGAGTVVFSGVSDGAPSMYTLTSGNGAIRGGAWTLEARRTGGRWVTLDERRGEDFAWALQTRPFAIRKPGRYAEYRLRIAGPGRMQLAEVELLAPTGEQ, encoded by the coding sequence ATGACCCTGCCTGCCCCGCGCCCCGCCCGCCACGCCCTGCTGCCGCTTGCCCTCGCCGTGGCGTGCGCCTCGCTTGCCCTGCCCGCCCTGGGCCAGGGCCTGCAGACCTCCTTCGAGCGCGGCGAACCGGCGCCGCTGGCCGGCAAGCAGGCCCTGCAGGTGGAGGTGGGCGGCGGTCCGCGCGCGCCTTATGCGGCCAAGCCGGGGGTCGGTTACAGCGGCCTGCGCGCCCTGCATTACACCGGCAGCGGCGGCACCCAGCAGCGCCGCCTGTTCACTACCGACGTGGCCATCGAGGACGACACCACGCTGAGCTGGCTGGTGCTGCCGGAAATTGTCGGTGCTGACACCGTGGCGTCCACCTACGTGTCGCTGGACCTGCTGCTGGACGACGGCAGCCGGCTGTCGGCCAGCGACGCCCGCGACCAGCATGGCAGTGCGCTGGGCGCGACCGCGCAGGGCGACTCGAAGACGCTGTACCCGCAGCAGTGGGCGCGCAAGGCCGTGCGCCTGGGCGAGGTGCCGGCCCTGCGTGGCCGCCGCGTGGTGGCGGTGGAACTGCAGGTGGCCAGCGCGGCCGGTGCGCCGGTGTCGGGCTGGATCGACGACGTGCAGCTGGGCCCGCAGCCGCGCACCGCGCCGCAGCGTCCCTCGGACTGGGTGCTGACCACGCGCGGCACGCAGGCCAACGGCACCTTCTCGCGCGGCAACAACTTTCCCGCCACGGCGGTGCCGCACGGCTTCAACTTCTGGACCCCGGTCACCGATGCCGGCGCGTTGAACTGGCTGTACCGCTGGAACGAACAGAACGACGCGCGCAACCGCCCGCAGCTGCAGGCACTGGCCCTGAGCCACCAGCCCAGTCCGTGGATGGGCGACCGCCAGACCTTCCAGGTGATGCCGTCCAGCGCCCGCGGCGTGCCCGAAGCCGACCGCGGCAAACGCGCGCTGTCGTTCTCGCGCGACAACGAACGTGCCCGCCCCTACCGTTACGACGTGCGGTTCGACAACGGCATCGCCGTGGCGATCGCACCCACCGACCATGCCGCGCTGTTCCACTTCACCTTCCCCGAGAAGGGCGACGCCAACCTGCTGTTCGACAACGTCGACGCACGCGGTGGGCTGACCCTGGATGCGGCCACTCAGACGCTGTCCGGCTACACCGACACCCGCAGCGGCCTGTCCAACGGCGCCACCCGCATGTATGTGGTGGCCAGCTTCGACGCACCCTGGCGGAGCAGCGGCCAGATCACCACCGGCCGCCCCACCGGCTACATCAAGTTCGATGCCGGCAACACGCGCACGGTCACCATGCGCATCGCCACCTCCCTGATCTCCATCGAGCAGGCCCGTCACAACCTGGCCCTGGAGCTGGCCGCCGATGACACGCTCGACCGCGTGGCGGCACGCGCGCAGGACGCGTGGGACGCGCGGCTGGCCCCGTTCGACATCGGCGATGCCAGCGACGACCAGAAGACCACGCTGTATTCCAGCCTGTACCGGCTGTACCTGTACCCGAACTCCGGCCACGAGAACGTGGGCAGCGCCGCCGCGCCCGAGTGGCGCTACGCCAGCCAGGCCAGCGCCGCCGAGGACAACACCGACGGCAGCGCCACGCGCAGCTTCGCCCCGGTGCGCGACGGCAAGGTGTACGTCAACAACGGCTTCTGGGACACCTTCCGCACCACCTGGCCGGCCTATGCGTTGTTCACCAAGGACGACGCCGGTGCGCTGGTGCAGGGCTTCCTGGAGCAGTACCGCGCCGGCGGCTGGGTGGCGCGCTGGTCCTCGCCCGGCTATGCCGACCTGATGGTGGGCACCAGTTCGGACGTGGCGTTCGCCGATGCCTGGCTGAAGGGCATCGGCGGCTTCGACCCGGAAGAGGCCTATGCGGCCGCGCTGAAGAACGCCACCGTGGTGCCGCCGGACCGCCATGTCGGGCGCAAGGGCATGGACCGCTCCACGTTCCGGGGCTACGCCAGCGCCGACGTGCACGAGGGCATGTCGTGGACGATGGAAGGCGCGCTCAACGACTTCGGCATCGCCAACATGGCCGACGCGCTGGCCAAGCGCGCCGGCAGCGCCGCCGCACGCGAGCGCTATGCCACCGAAGCCGACTATTTCAGCCATCGCGCCGGCACCTACGCCACGTTGTTCGACCCGGCCGCCGGGTTCTTCCAGGGCCGCACCGCCGACGGGAACTGGCGCCTGGCCGCCAAGGACTACGACCCGCGCGTGTGGGGCCACGACTACACCGAGAGCAATGGCTGGACCTTCGCCTTCACCGCCGCGCATGACGGCGAGGGCCTGGCCGGGCTGTATGGCGGACGCGCGCAGCTGGCCGCCAAGCTCGACGCCTTCTTCGCCACCCCGGAAACCGCCGATCCCGCCTTCGCCGGCTCCTACGGCGGCACCATCCACGAGATGACCGAGGCGCGCGACGTGCGTATGGGCATGTACGCGCACAGCAATCAGCCGGCGCACCACATCCCGTGGATGTACCTGTACGCGGGCCAGCCGTGGAAGACCCAGCAGCACGTGCGCGAGATCCTGGCGCGGCTGTACGTGGGCAGCGAGATCGGCCAGGGCTACCCGGGCGATGAGGACAACGGCGAGACCTCGGCGTGGTACGTGCTGGCATCGCTGGGCCTGTACCCGCTGCGCATGGGCGCGCCCGAATACGCGATCGGTTCGCCGGCGTTCCGCCATGCCCGGGTGGAACTGCAGGGCGGCGCGGTGCTGACGGTGAATGCCGCCAACAACTCGCGCGAGAACGTGTACGTGCAGTCGCTGAAGATCAACGGCAAGCCGTGGTCGAAGACCTGGGTGCCGCACGAGGTGATCGCCAAGGGCGCCACGCTGGACTTCGTGATGGGCCCGCAGCCCTCGACCTGGGGCAGCGGCCCGGACGATGCGCCACGCTCGCTCACCGCACGCGGCCAACGCCCTGCGCTGCTGCATGATCTGCTGGGCAGCGGCGCACGCGCGCAGTTGGCCGACGGCCGCGCAGTGCCGGCCCTGCTGGACGACGATGCCGGCACGACGGTGCCGGTGGGCGCAGGCACGGTGGTGTTCAGCGGGGTGAGCGATGGCGCGCCGTCGATGTACACGCTGACCAGTGGCAACGGCGCGATCCGCGGCGGTGCATGGACGCTGGAAGCCCGCCGCACGGGCGGCCGCTGGGTGACGCTGGACGAGCGCCGCGGCGAGGACTTTGCCTGGGCGCTGCAGACCCGGCCGTTCGCCATCCGGAAGCCCGGGCGTTACGCCGAGTACCGGCTGCGCATCGCCGGGCCGGGGCGGATGCAGTTGGCCGAGGTGGAGTTGCTGGCACCGACGGGGGAGCAGTGA
- a CDS encoding basic secretory protein-like protein, which yields MVFDAAAFEASQHREGVTLSYSDPADALAAPMRTRIIDTFFAAYVRERADFHPGAPAQVRIVIDPGYDGIAFVGEGKGAATITINPAWLAKHPDDVDLVTHEAMHIVQGYPEYANERVPGWLVEGIADYARDRYGRENAAAGWALPTTVKDGQNFDTGYRVTGAFLAWSEGQHPGLVKALDGALRDGRYTPALWEARTGKALPALWAAYVKAR from the coding sequence ATGGTGTTCGATGCTGCCGCGTTCGAGGCCAGCCAGCACCGCGAGGGGGTGACGCTGAGCTACAGCGATCCGGCCGATGCGCTGGCGGCGCCGATGCGCACGCGCATCATCGACACGTTCTTTGCCGCGTATGTGCGCGAGCGCGCCGACTTCCATCCCGGTGCGCCCGCGCAGGTGCGGATCGTGATCGATCCGGGCTACGACGGCATCGCCTTCGTCGGCGAAGGCAAGGGCGCGGCCACCATCACGATCAATCCGGCCTGGCTGGCCAAGCACCCCGACGACGTCGACCTGGTCACCCATGAGGCCATGCACATCGTGCAGGGCTACCCCGAGTATGCCAACGAACGCGTGCCGGGCTGGTTGGTGGAAGGCATTGCCGACTACGCGCGTGATCGTTACGGCCGGGAAAATGCGGCCGCGGGCTGGGCACTGCCGACGACGGTGAAGGACGGGCAGAACTTCGACACCGGCTACCGGGTGACCGGCGCGTTCCTGGCGTGGAGCGAGGGGCAGCATCCGGGGCTGGTCAAGGCGCTGGATGGCGCCTTGCGCGACGGGCGTTACACGCCGGCATTGTGGGAAGCGCGCACCGGCAAGGCATTGCCGGCGCTGTGGGCGGCGTACGTAAAGGCGCGTTGA